One genomic region from Cataglyphis hispanica isolate Lineage 1 chromosome 11, ULB_Chis1_1.0, whole genome shotgun sequence encodes:
- the LOC126852873 gene encoding methylenetetrahydrofolate reductase isoform X2: MRKLIFEKNPREMNNADRNESENETFTHNSYIENRSFQFVDLRQSIKDKISKSEIFYSFEIVSVRKPKTFYQRLLLDMDKYSPLFYALTWHNEGTSSSDNYLPLDLVEIFPSNTLLHLAAKGLKRDEVVRILRKALAFGIINIFALQGDSLDGDFKYAADLVAFIRQQFGNTFCICVAGYPQMHPKSFSKELDLHYLKAKVEAGADFIITQICFESQVFIDFVRDCRKIGIQIPILPGILAPTDYKCLEKMADICTLDIPIKIKNDLARIKNDDQTVKRFMIDLTVRIITDVIKSGTTYGFHLFTLNRLSLVAEICRRVEFKPQVRSSKSSDT, from the exons ATGAGAAAACTCATTTTTGAGAAGAATCCGCGTGAGATGAATAACGCTGATAGAAATGAAAGTGAGAACGAGACTTTTACGCACAATTCTTATATTGAAAATCGTTCCTTCCAGTTTGTGGATTTGCGACAAtccataaaagataaaattagtaaaagcGAGATATTTTACAGTTTCGAAATTGTTTCTGTGAGGAAACccaaaacattttatcaaaG GCTTCTCCTAGACATGGATAAATATTCGCCTCTTTTTTACGCATTAACTTGGCATAACGAAGGAACTTCTAGCAGTGATAATTATTTGCCTTTGGATTTGGTAGAAATTTTTCCATCCAATACTCTTTTGCATCTAGCAGCTAAAGGTTTAAAGCGTGATGAAGTCGTTCGTATCTTAAGAAAAGCCCTTGCCTTtggaataattaacatatttgcGCTACAAGGag ATTCGTTAGATGGCGACTTCAAGTATGCAGCGGATTTGGTTGCTTTTATAAGGCAACAATTCGGTAATACGTTTTGCATATGTGTGGCAGGTTATCCACAAATGCATCcgaaatctttttcaaagGAACTCGACTTGCATTATTTAAAGGCGAAA gtaGAGGCGGGcgcagattttattataacgcaAATATGTTTCGAGTCTCAAGTTTTTATAGACTTTGTGAGAGATTGTCGAAAGATCGGAATTCAGATTCCAATCCTTCCCGGAATTCTCGCGCCAACGGATTACAAGTGTTTAGAAAAGATGGCAGATATTTGCACGCTCGATATccctatcaaaattaaaaatgatttagcgcgaataaaaaatgatgatcAAACGGTGAAAAGATTTATGATTGATTTAACCGTGCGGATTATTACGGACGTAATTAAAAGCGGAACTACATATggttttcatttatttacattgaacag attGTCATTAGTGGCGGAAATATGCAGACGCGTAGAATTCAAACCGCAAGTGCGATCTAGCAAATCTTCTGatacttaa
- the LOC126852869 gene encoding glucose-6-phosphate exchanger SLC37A2 isoform X1 translates to MNGLMKDLPWGFQALKYMCNGCCEHRRVNRMMWHQGGILVLTYLAYTCYHMTRKPISVVKSVLTHNCSNLPPPPNIPVNDSNRDTWCDWAPFDTEDAPALLGMLDSAFLFAYAAAMFLSGFIAERANLRYFLSFGMLASGISCYLFGIAKSYNIHSLWYFIVVQAIGGIFQTSGWPGVVTVVGNWFGKGKRGLIFGVWNSHTSLGNILGTLIAAAYVESDWSLSFIVPGVIMGAVGFLLFLFLVPNPIDIGYSPPASVGYRKIDIMNSSDDDQTDVGSDSHSIGEDRVTYRCVCREQPSVNHLVNERSETSPMLGHRRMHHVPRDNAIGFIGAMKIPGVIEYSLSLFFAKLVSYTFLYWLPLYIEASTWYGATASATLSILFDVGGIAGAIAAGILSDFSGMSALTCAAMFGFACPALFLYNYIGNINLAVNIVLLLIAGLLVNGPYALITTAVSAELGTHPNLGDNSKALATVTAIIDGTGSIGAAVGPLLAGLVSRWAKWNNVFHMLMCADLLALLFLSRLVYREVRLYIQRRRVIQI, encoded by the exons atgaatggGCTGATGAAAGATTTGCCATGGGGCTTTCAAgccttaaaatatatgtgcaatGGTTGCTGTGAGCATCGTCGTGTCAATCGGATGATGTGGCATCAAGGAGGAATATTGGTGCTCACTTATTTAGCATACACTTGTTATCATATGACTCGGAAGCCGATATCTGTAGTGAAAAGTGTCTTGACTCACAATTGTAGCAATTTGCCACCACCTCCAAATATTCCAGTGAATGACAGCAACCGTGACACTTGGTGTGATTGGGCTCCATTTG acacTGAAGATGCACCAGCATTACTCGGCATGTTGGACTCAGCCTTCCTGTTCGCGTATGCAGCGGCTATGTTTCTCAG TGGGTTTATAGCGGAGAGAGCAAATCTGCGATACTTCCTTTCCTTCGGTATGCTCGCATCAGGCATCTCGTGCTACCTATTTGGAATCgctaaatcatataatatccaTAGTCTATGGTACTTTATTGTCGTGCAG GCAATAGGCGGAATCTTTCAAACTTCTGGTTGGCCCGGTGTGGTAACAGTCGTGGGAAATTGGTTCGGAAAAGGCAAGCGAGGCTTAATCTTCGGAGTGTGGAATTCTCATACATCCTTGGGGAATATATTAGGCACTTTAATCGCGGCCGCGTATGTCGAGTCCGATTGGAGTCTGAGTTTCATAGTGCCCGGCGTGATAATGGGAGCGGTGGGATTCCTCCTCTTTCTGTTCTTAGTGCCAAATCCTATTGACATAGGATACAGCCCGCCCGCTTCTGTCGGATATCGGAAAATCGACATAATGAACAGTTCGGATGATGATCAGACCGATGTAGGTTCCGATTCTCATAGTATCGGCGAGGAT CGTGTCACCTATCGCTGTGTCTGCCGTGAACAACCGTCTGTCAAC caTTTGGTCAATGAACGATCCGAGACCAGCCCGATGTTAGGACACCGTCGTATGCATCACGTACCTCGTGATAATGCGATCGGATTTATAGGAGCCATGAAGATACCCGGTGTCATCGAATATTCCTTATCTTTGTTTTTCGCGAAGCTTGTTAGCTATACATTCCTCTACTGGTTACCATTGTACATCGAAGCTTCAA CTTGGTATGGCGCAACTGCGAGCGCGACATTGTCAATTCTGTTCGATGTCGGCGGAATAGCAGGCGCCATAGCAGCCGGTATTCTCTCAGATTTTAGTGGCATGAGTGCCCTGACATGTGCCGCAATGTTTGGATTCGCATGTCCTGCG ttatttttatacaattatattgggAACATCAATCTAGCCGTCAACATAGTATTATTACTAATAGCAGGATTACTAGTGAATGGTCCTTATGCTTTGATAACGACCGCTGTGTCGGCTGAACTAGGAACTCATCCTAACTTAGGAGACAATTCAAAAGCATTAGCTACAGTGACTGCCATAATCGACGGAACTGGCAGCATTGGTGCTGCAGTTGGTCCGCTATTGGCGGGTTTAGTATCTCGATGGGCTAAATGGAACAATGTGTTTCATATGCTTATGTGTGCGGACTTATTAGCCCTATTG TTTTTGTCCAGATTAGTTTATCGAGAAGTAAGATTATACATACAAAGACGAAGAGTCATACAAATTTAG
- the LOC126852873 gene encoding methylenetetrahydrofolate reductase isoform X3 produces MRKLIFEKNPREMNNADRNESENETFTHNSYIENRSFQFVDLRQSIKDKISKSEIFYSFEIVSVRKPKTFYQRLLLDMDKYSPLFYALTWHNEGTSSSDNYLPLDLVEIFPSNTLLHLAAKGLKRDEVVRILRKALAFGIINIFALQGDADSLDGDFKYAADLVAFIRQQFGNTFCICVAGYPQMHPKSFSKELDLHYLKAKVEAGADFIITQICFESQVFIDFVRDCRKIGIQIPILPGILAPTDYKCLEKMADICTLDIPIKIKNDLARIKNDDQTVKRFMIDLTVRIITDVIKSGTTYGFHLFTLNSGGNMQTRRIQTASAI; encoded by the exons ATGAGAAAACTCATTTTTGAGAAGAATCCGCGTGAGATGAATAACGCTGATAGAAATGAAAGTGAGAACGAGACTTTTACGCACAATTCTTATATTGAAAATCGTTCCTTCCAGTTTGTGGATTTGCGACAAtccataaaagataaaattagtaaaagcGAGATATTTTACAGTTTCGAAATTGTTTCTGTGAGGAAACccaaaacattttatcaaaG GCTTCTCCTAGACATGGATAAATATTCGCCTCTTTTTTACGCATTAACTTGGCATAACGAAGGAACTTCTAGCAGTGATAATTATTTGCCTTTGGATTTGGTAGAAATTTTTCCATCCAATACTCTTTTGCATCTAGCAGCTAAAGGTTTAAAGCGTGATGAAGTCGTTCGTATCTTAAGAAAAGCCCTTGCCTTtggaataattaacatatttgcGCTACAAGGag ATGCAGATTCGTTAGATGGCGACTTCAAGTATGCAGCGGATTTGGTTGCTTTTATAAGGCAACAATTCGGTAATACGTTTTGCATATGTGTGGCAGGTTATCCACAAATGCATCcgaaatctttttcaaagGAACTCGACTTGCATTATTTAAAGGCGAAA gtaGAGGCGGGcgcagattttattataacgcaAATATGTTTCGAGTCTCAAGTTTTTATAGACTTTGTGAGAGATTGTCGAAAGATCGGAATTCAGATTCCAATCCTTCCCGGAATTCTCGCGCCAACGGATTACAAGTGTTTAGAAAAGATGGCAGATATTTGCACGCTCGATATccctatcaaaattaaaaatgatttagcgcgaataaaaaatgatgatcAAACGGTGAAAAGATTTATGATTGATTTAACCGTGCGGATTATTACGGACGTAATTAAAAGCGGAACTACATATggttttcatttatttacattgaacag TGGCGGAAATATGCAGACGCGTAGAATTCAAACCGCAAGTGCGATCTAG
- the LOC126852876 gene encoding EKC/KEOPS complex subunit LAGE3 isoform X1, whose amino-acid sequence MTENAMSDLKIDLSVPFPSAREAEVAYQVLRVDEEPPRSGVTKKLVLNNNILEVSFSGKEARKVRVGLGAFFDSLLLVTETIQQFGPPEPTYNHYCETNTHE is encoded by the exons ATGACTGAA AATGCCATGAGTGATCTCAAGAT AGATCTGTCTGTGCCTTTTCCAAGTGCTCGAGAAGCAGAAGTTGCGTATCAAGTGCTTCGAGTTGACGAAGAACCACCAAGAAGCGGAGTCACAAAGAaacttgtattaaataataatatcctaGAAGT ATCATTCAGTGGGAAGGAAGCACGGAAAGTACGCGTGGGACTTGGGGCCTTCTTCGATAGTTTACTACTAGTCACGGAAACCATTCAACAATTTGGCCCACCTGAACCAACGTACAATCACTACTGCGAAACTAATACACatgagtaa
- the LOC126852873 gene encoding methylenetetrahydrofolate reductase isoform X1 gives MRKLIFEKNPREMNNADRNESENETFTHNSYIENRSFQFVDLRQSIKDKISKSEIFYSFEIVSVRKPKTFYQRLLLDMDKYSPLFYALTWHNEGTSSSDNYLPLDLVEIFPSNTLLHLAAKGLKRDEVVRILRKALAFGIINIFALQGDADSLDGDFKYAADLVAFIRQQFGNTFCICVAGYPQMHPKSFSKELDLHYLKAKVEAGADFIITQICFESQVFIDFVRDCRKIGIQIPILPGILAPTDYKCLEKMADICTLDIPIKIKNDLARIKNDDQTVKRFMIDLTVRIITDVIKSGTTYGFHLFTLNRLSLVAEICRRVEFKPQVRSSKSSDT, from the exons ATGAGAAAACTCATTTTTGAGAAGAATCCGCGTGAGATGAATAACGCTGATAGAAATGAAAGTGAGAACGAGACTTTTACGCACAATTCTTATATTGAAAATCGTTCCTTCCAGTTTGTGGATTTGCGACAAtccataaaagataaaattagtaaaagcGAGATATTTTACAGTTTCGAAATTGTTTCTGTGAGGAAACccaaaacattttatcaaaG GCTTCTCCTAGACATGGATAAATATTCGCCTCTTTTTTACGCATTAACTTGGCATAACGAAGGAACTTCTAGCAGTGATAATTATTTGCCTTTGGATTTGGTAGAAATTTTTCCATCCAATACTCTTTTGCATCTAGCAGCTAAAGGTTTAAAGCGTGATGAAGTCGTTCGTATCTTAAGAAAAGCCCTTGCCTTtggaataattaacatatttgcGCTACAAGGag ATGCAGATTCGTTAGATGGCGACTTCAAGTATGCAGCGGATTTGGTTGCTTTTATAAGGCAACAATTCGGTAATACGTTTTGCATATGTGTGGCAGGTTATCCACAAATGCATCcgaaatctttttcaaagGAACTCGACTTGCATTATTTAAAGGCGAAA gtaGAGGCGGGcgcagattttattataacgcaAATATGTTTCGAGTCTCAAGTTTTTATAGACTTTGTGAGAGATTGTCGAAAGATCGGAATTCAGATTCCAATCCTTCCCGGAATTCTCGCGCCAACGGATTACAAGTGTTTAGAAAAGATGGCAGATATTTGCACGCTCGATATccctatcaaaattaaaaatgatttagcgcgaataaaaaatgatgatcAAACGGTGAAAAGATTTATGATTGATTTAACCGTGCGGATTATTACGGACGTAATTAAAAGCGGAACTACATATggttttcatttatttacattgaacag attGTCATTAGTGGCGGAAATATGCAGACGCGTAGAATTCAAACCGCAAGTGCGATCTAGCAAATCTTCTGatacttaa
- the LOC126852875 gene encoding phosphatidylinositol N-acetylglucosaminyltransferase subunit P: MEHTPAPYGPRAVYGYAMYIGANMIFLLYVIWTVVPDEVLHDYFGLTYWPSKYWAVAIPIWALTALATFAFLIYPAINMSITPDIDDIRTITDKYALQKTETAPGGIPAVSDIPITEVCRELYLRKS; the protein is encoded by the coding sequence ATGGAACACACTCCTGCGCCTTACGGTCCCAGAGCCGTGTACGGATACGCTATGTACATAGGtgcaaatatgatttttctgtTGTACGTGATATGGACGGTGGTGCCGGACGAAGTACTGCACGATTATTTCGGCTTGACTTATTGGCCATCAAAATATTGGGCGGTCGCGATTCCCATATGGGCGCTGACCGCCCTTGCTACATTTGCCTTCCTGATCTATCCGGCTATCAATATGTCAATAACTCCGGATATCGATGATATACGTACCATCACGGATAAATACGCCCTACAGAAAACCGAGACTGCTCCAGGCGGAATACCAGCTGTATCTGATATACCCATTACAGAAGTTTGCAGGGAATTGTATTTGAGAAAAAGTTaa
- the LOC126852877 gene encoding gamma-secretase subunit pen-2, translated as MDLTKISNEKKLHLCKWYFRAGFALLPFLWAVNAIWFSKEAFVAPPYEEQKQIKKYVIFSAIGATIWTAALVAWIITFQTQRAVWGEFADAISYIIPTGIP; from the exons ATGGATTTGACCAAAATatcgaatgaaaaaaagttacaCCTTTGTAAATGGTATTTTCGTG CTGGTTTCGCATTGCTGCCATTTCTGTGGGCTGTGAATGCAATTTGGTTTTCAAAAGAGGCTTTTGTTGCTCCACCTTATGAGGAACAGAAACAAATTAAGAAAT ATGTAATTTTCTCCGCTATAGGAGCAACTATTTGGACAGCTGCTTTAGTAGCTTGGATAATTACCTTTCAAACTCAAAGAGCTGTGTGGGGTGAATTTGCCGATGCTATCAGCTATATAATTCCCACTGGAATTCCTTGA
- the LOC126852872 gene encoding transcriptional repressor protein YY1-like, whose product MASPPEINMASSDIITEVEIQPDIQEVEIEAIPVEIPCETVETTIEGEDGQPMIALQPLPEPGREEIILQTQEEIVGGDSLSVYDQIPVPENDIYVESSPGPSRKATKKARKSGGTRFRASDHAIFGEMATETKARKWEQKQVQIKTLEGEFSVTMWASGTDDDEGSNPEPDPDFTEYMTGKTGNAKFNSNSSVSDGMPGLDLSDPKQLAEFARPGHKLKVRKPQVVDGVERTIACPHKGCTKMFRDNSAMRKHLHTHGPRVHVCAECGKAFVESSKLKRHQLVHTGEKPFQCTFEGCGKRFSLDFNLRTHVRIHTGDRPYVCPFDGCSKKFAQSTNLKSHILTHAKAKSRNAIGRQVQQIQLQQPQYVQVEVADVDNQQFIVYAD is encoded by the exons ATGGCGTCGCCGCCGGAGATTAATATGGCGTCCTCGGACATAATAACCGAAGTGGAGATTCAACCGGATATCCAGGAGGTCGAAATAGAGGCGATACCGGTGGAGATACCGTGCGAGACTGTGGAGACGACGATCGAGGGCGAGGACGGGCAGCCGATGATAGCGCTGCAGCCGCTACCGGAGCCGGGCCGCGAGGAAATCATACTACAGACACAAGAGGAGATCGTCGGTGGTGACTCGCTCAGTGTGTACGACCAGATCCCGGTACCGGAGAACGACATTTATGTCGAGTCGAGTCCCGGACCGTCTCGCAAGGCCACAAAGAAGGCGCGCAAGAGCGGTGGCACGCGTTTCCGCGCGTCCGATCACGCGATTTTCGGCGAGATGGCTACGGAAACCAAGGCTAGGAAGTGGGAGCAGAAGCAGGTGCAGATCAAGACGCTCGAGGGAGAGTTCTCGGTAACGATGTGGGCGTCCGGCACGGACGACG ATGAAGGTTCGAATCCAGAACCAGATCCAGACTTCACGGAGTACATGACAGGCAAGACAGGCAATGCCAAGTTCAATTCAAACAGCTCGGTCTCAGACGGGATGCCGGGATTGGATCTCTCGGATCCGAAACAGCTGGCCGAGTTCGCGCGACCCGGTCACAAGCTGAAGGTACGCAAGCCGCAAGTGGTGGACGGCGTGGAGCGTACGATCGCCTGTCCGCACAAGGGATGCACAAAGATGTTCCGGGACAACAGCGCAATGCGCAAGCATCTGCACACGCACGGGCCCCGGGTGCACGTATGCGCCGAGTGCGGCAAGGCGTTCGTCGAAAGTTCCAAACTCAAACGGCATCAATTGGTGCATACGGGCGAGAAACCGTTTCAGTGTACGTTCGAGGGATGCGGGAAGAGGTTCAGTCTTGACTTTAATCTACGCACACACGTGAGAATTCATACCGGCGACCGGCCGTACGTCTGTCCCTTCGACGGATGCAGTAAAAAGTTCGCGCAATCGACGAACCTCAAATCTCATATACTGACTCACGCGAAAGCCAA GTCACGAAACGCGATTGGGAGACAAGTACAACAAATTCAACTTCAGCAGCCTCAGTATGTTCAAGTTGAAGTTGCAGATGTGGACAATCAACAGTTCATTGTCTACGCCGATTAG
- the LOC126852876 gene encoding EKC/KEOPS complex subunit LAGE3 isoform X2 → MSDLKIDLSVPFPSAREAEVAYQVLRVDEEPPRSGVTKKLVLNNNILEVSFSGKEARKVRVGLGAFFDSLLLVTETIQQFGPPEPTYNHYCETNTHE, encoded by the exons ATGAGTGATCTCAAGAT AGATCTGTCTGTGCCTTTTCCAAGTGCTCGAGAAGCAGAAGTTGCGTATCAAGTGCTTCGAGTTGACGAAGAACCACCAAGAAGCGGAGTCACAAAGAaacttgtattaaataataatatcctaGAAGT ATCATTCAGTGGGAAGGAAGCACGGAAAGTACGCGTGGGACTTGGGGCCTTCTTCGATAGTTTACTACTAGTCACGGAAACCATTCAACAATTTGGCCCACCTGAACCAACGTACAATCACTACTGCGAAACTAATACACatgagtaa
- the LOC126852869 gene encoding glucose-6-phosphate exchanger SLC37A2 isoform X2 — MNGLMKDLPWGFQALKYMCNGCCEHRRVNRMMWHQGGILVLTYLAYTCYHMTRKPISVVKSVLTHNCSNLPPPPNIPVNDSNRDTWCDWAPFDTEDAPALLGMLDSAFLFAYAAAMFLSGFIAERANLRYFLSFGMLASGISCYLFGIAKSYNIHSLWYFIVVQAIGGIFQTSGWPGVVTVVGNWFGKGKRGLIFGVWNSHTSLGNILGTLIAAAYVESDWSLSFIVPGVIMGAVGFLLFLFLVPNPIDIGYSPPASVGYRKIDIMNSSDDDQTDVGSDSHSIGEDHLVNERSETSPMLGHRRMHHVPRDNAIGFIGAMKIPGVIEYSLSLFFAKLVSYTFLYWLPLYIEASTWYGATASATLSILFDVGGIAGAIAAGILSDFSGMSALTCAAMFGFACPALFLYNYIGNINLAVNIVLLLIAGLLVNGPYALITTAVSAELGTHPNLGDNSKALATVTAIIDGTGSIGAAVGPLLAGLVSRWAKWNNVFHMLMCADLLALLFLSRLVYREVRLYIQRRRVIQI, encoded by the exons atgaatggGCTGATGAAAGATTTGCCATGGGGCTTTCAAgccttaaaatatatgtgcaatGGTTGCTGTGAGCATCGTCGTGTCAATCGGATGATGTGGCATCAAGGAGGAATATTGGTGCTCACTTATTTAGCATACACTTGTTATCATATGACTCGGAAGCCGATATCTGTAGTGAAAAGTGTCTTGACTCACAATTGTAGCAATTTGCCACCACCTCCAAATATTCCAGTGAATGACAGCAACCGTGACACTTGGTGTGATTGGGCTCCATTTG acacTGAAGATGCACCAGCATTACTCGGCATGTTGGACTCAGCCTTCCTGTTCGCGTATGCAGCGGCTATGTTTCTCAG TGGGTTTATAGCGGAGAGAGCAAATCTGCGATACTTCCTTTCCTTCGGTATGCTCGCATCAGGCATCTCGTGCTACCTATTTGGAATCgctaaatcatataatatccaTAGTCTATGGTACTTTATTGTCGTGCAG GCAATAGGCGGAATCTTTCAAACTTCTGGTTGGCCCGGTGTGGTAACAGTCGTGGGAAATTGGTTCGGAAAAGGCAAGCGAGGCTTAATCTTCGGAGTGTGGAATTCTCATACATCCTTGGGGAATATATTAGGCACTTTAATCGCGGCCGCGTATGTCGAGTCCGATTGGAGTCTGAGTTTCATAGTGCCCGGCGTGATAATGGGAGCGGTGGGATTCCTCCTCTTTCTGTTCTTAGTGCCAAATCCTATTGACATAGGATACAGCCCGCCCGCTTCTGTCGGATATCGGAAAATCGACATAATGAACAGTTCGGATGATGATCAGACCGATGTAGGTTCCGATTCTCATAGTATCGGCGAGGAT caTTTGGTCAATGAACGATCCGAGACCAGCCCGATGTTAGGACACCGTCGTATGCATCACGTACCTCGTGATAATGCGATCGGATTTATAGGAGCCATGAAGATACCCGGTGTCATCGAATATTCCTTATCTTTGTTTTTCGCGAAGCTTGTTAGCTATACATTCCTCTACTGGTTACCATTGTACATCGAAGCTTCAA CTTGGTATGGCGCAACTGCGAGCGCGACATTGTCAATTCTGTTCGATGTCGGCGGAATAGCAGGCGCCATAGCAGCCGGTATTCTCTCAGATTTTAGTGGCATGAGTGCCCTGACATGTGCCGCAATGTTTGGATTCGCATGTCCTGCG ttatttttatacaattatattgggAACATCAATCTAGCCGTCAACATAGTATTATTACTAATAGCAGGATTACTAGTGAATGGTCCTTATGCTTTGATAACGACCGCTGTGTCGGCTGAACTAGGAACTCATCCTAACTTAGGAGACAATTCAAAAGCATTAGCTACAGTGACTGCCATAATCGACGGAACTGGCAGCATTGGTGCTGCAGTTGGTCCGCTATTGGCGGGTTTAGTATCTCGATGGGCTAAATGGAACAATGTGTTTCATATGCTTATGTGTGCGGACTTATTAGCCCTATTG TTTTTGTCCAGATTAGTTTATCGAGAAGTAAGATTATACATACAAAGACGAAGAGTCATACAAATTTAG
- the LOC126852878 gene encoding splicing factor U2af 38 kDa subunit-like, translating into MAEYLASIFGTEKDKVNCSFYFKIGACRHGDRCSRIHNKPTFSQTCLLQNLYVNPQNSAKSADGSHLVANVSDEEMQEHYDNFFEDVFVECEDKYGEIEEMNVCDNLGDHLVGNVYIKFRREEDAERAVNDLNNRWFGGRPVYAELSPVTDFREACCRQYEMGECTRSGFCNFMHLKPISRELRRYLYSRKKSGRGRSRSRSRSRGRDRKRRSRSRDRRSRSKDRRKRDDKGRDGRSGRY; encoded by the exons ATGGCGGAATATCTAGCGTCTATCTTCGGAACCGAGAAAGACAA agtAAATTGCTCTTTTTACTTCAAAATTGGCGCCTGTCGTCACGGTGATAGATGCTCGCGTATTCACAACAAGCCCACATTCAGTCAG acgtgTTTGCTTCAAAATCTGTATGTAAATCCACAAAATTCTGCCAAGAGCGCGGATGGCTCCCATT tGGTTGCAAATGTGTCAGATGAAGAAATGCAAGAACATTATGACAATTTCTTTGAAGATGTTTTTGTCGAATGTGAAGACAAGTATGGCGAGATTGAAGAAATGAACGTGTGTGATAATCTCGGTGATCACTTAGTAGGCAATGTTTATATCAAGTTTCGCAGAGAAGAAGATGCAGAAAGAGCTGTAAATGACTTGAACAATCGCTGGTTTGGCGGCAGACCTGTTTATGCTGAACTCTCACCAGTGACAGATTTTAGAGAAGCTTGCTGTCGCCAATATGAAATGGG AGAATGCACGCGATCTGGATTTTGCAACTTTATGCATTTGAAGCCTATCTCGCGCGAGCTGCGTCGCTATCTGTACAGTCGTAAGAAGAGCGGCAGAGGACGATCCAGATCACGATCACGATCGCGCGGCCGAGATCGTAAGCGCAGATCGCGATCGCGTGACAGACGATCGAGATCCAAGGATCGCCGGAAGCGAGATGACAAAGGTAGGGACGGTCGATCTGGAAGATActaa